The Panicum virgatum strain AP13 chromosome 5K, P.virgatum_v5, whole genome shotgun sequence genome has a window encoding:
- the LOC120706759 gene encoding uncharacterized protein LOC120706759 — protein sequence MAPPPPPPPAALMIEELVEEVLIRLPPTEPASLVRAAVVCKPWCRLISGACFRRRFREFHRAPPLLGLLCSSLFTGKDADIARFVPTTAFCSPPASRRHCRAIDARPGRVLLQYYWGANVLVVWDPITGDHQEIPGPNQPGHTFSWTAAILCAGAATAGTCDHLDCYRGPFLVVFMGFCSERAFICTYSSDAGTWSDKIYTDQPEEFVISASKALVGNVLYFEFKKSGTALRYDLELHEMSVMGLPPTHSTGYGGAVLFATEDGALGFATVREFKLYMWSRKDGHGTQVDAGWTQSRVIELETLLRSNSISASPAVVGVTDGIGVIILRRNELLFTIDLKSCEVKKLSKDRFMYNALPYMSFYTPALGAACTGEGSSTGSAGA from the exons atggcgccgccgccgccgccgccgccggcggcgttgATGATAGAGGAGCTCGTCGAGGAGGTCCTCATTCGCTTACCGCCCACCGAGCCCGCCAGCctcgtccgcgccgccgtcgtctgcAAGCCCTGGTGCCGCCTCATCTCCGGCGCCTGCTTCCGCCGCCGGTTCCGCGAGTTCCACCGCGCGCCCCCCTTGCTGGGGCTCCTCTGCAGCAGCCTTTTCACCGGCAAGGACGCCGACATAGCCCGCTTCGTGCCCACGACTGCCTTCTGCTCGCctcccgcctcccgccgccactgccgcgcGATCGACGCCCGCCCCGGCCGAGTCCTCCTCCAATACTATTGGGGAGCCAACGTCCTCGTGGTCTGGGACCCCATCACCGGGGACCATCAGGAGATCCCAGGCCCCAATCAGCCGGGGCACACGTTCAGCTGGACCGCGGCAATCctctgcgccggcgccgccaccgccggtacCTGCGACCATCTTGATTGCTACCGCGGGCCATTTCTCGTCGTCTTTATGGGCTTCTGCAGCGAGAGGGCGTTCATCTGCACCTACTCATCAGATGCCGGTACATGGAGTGACAAGATCTACACTGATCAACCCGAGGAATTTGTCATTTCGGCGTCCAAGGCGCTCGTGGGGAATGTACTCTATTTTGAGTTTAAGAAGTCAGGCACAGCTCTCAGGTATGATTTGGAACTGCATGAAATGTCTGTGATGGGGCTACCACCTACACACTCCACTGGGTATGGTGGTGCTGTGCTCTTTGCTACGGAGGACGGTGCCCTCGGATTTGCCACCGTACGTGAATTCAAACTCTACATGTGGTCGAGGAAGGATGGTCATGGTACTCAAGTAGATGCTGGATGGACACAAAGCAGGGTCATTGAGCTTGAAACGCTGCTCCGTAGTAACAGCATCTCGGCCTCACCTGCTGTGGTTGGAGTCACGGATGGGATCGGTGTCATTATCTTAAGGAGAAATGAGCTGCTATTCACAATTGATCTAAAGAGCTGTGAGGTGAAGAAGTTATCCAAGGACAGATTCATGTACAACGCTCTTCCATACATGAGCTTCTACACTCCAG CACTAGGAGCAGCTTGTACTGGTGAGGGATCAAGCACCGGTTCCGCGGGCGCATGA